The proteins below are encoded in one region of Rhinolophus sinicus isolate RSC01 linkage group LG07, ASM3656204v1, whole genome shotgun sequence:
- the NDUFB8 gene encoding NADH dehydrogenase [ubiquinone] 1 beta subcomplex subunit 8, mitochondrial translates to MAAARAGVLGVRLLQRTSRNMVPLGVRTASHITKDMLPGPYPKTPEEWAAAAKKYNMRVEDYEPYPDDGMGYGDYPKLPDRSQHERDPWYDWDHSDLRLNWGEPMHWDLDMYIRNRVDTSPTPVSWELMCKHLFGFVAFMLFMFWVGDTYPSYQPVGPKQYPYNDLYLERGGDPTKEPEPVVHYEI, encoded by the exons ATGGCGGCGGCCAGGGCGGGGGTCCTGGGAGTCCGATTGCTGCAAAGGACATCCCGGAACATGGTGCCGTTGGGTGTACGGACAG CCTCCCACATTACCAAGGACATGCTCCCGGGACCCTATCCCAAGACCCCAGAAGAATGGGCTGCCGCCGCCAAGAAGTATAATATGCGGGTGGAGGACTACGAGCCGTACCCGGATGATGGCATGGG GTATGGTGACTATCCGAAGCTCCCTGACCGCTCACAGCATGAGAGGGATCCGTGGTATGACTGGGACCACTCAGACCTGAGATTGAACTGGGGTGAACCG ATGCACTGGGACCTAGACATGTACATCAGGAATCGTGTGGACACGTCCCCCACACCTGTTTCTTGGGAGCTCATGTGTAAGCACCTCTTCGGCTTCGTGGCCTTCATGCTGTTCATGTTTTGGGTTGGAGATACTTACCCCTCCTACCAGCCCGTG GGGCCAAAGCAGTATCCTTATAATGACCTGTACCTGGAACGAGGCGGCGATCCCACCAAAGAGCCTGAGCCGGTGGTTCACTATGAAATCTGA